Proteins from a single region of Novosphingobium sp. CECT 9465:
- a CDS encoding TonB-dependent receptor, translated as MKFASVSVAALAAAIAMPAHAQDQAESEPGGGIAQIVVTAQKRAENVQDVPIAISAFSADALQERAVSSVASLSNISPNVTLDAGTPFSGSSAVLSAYIRGIGANDFAFNIDPGVGVYLDGVYLARSVGANQDLPDVERIEVLKGPQGTLFGRNTIGGAISIVTHDPGDEFRFKGDVTTGRFGLLQTRGTVDLPLSESLAASVSFATKNRDGYVKRIPFPGASNFDSTPVTNYKAAGYGNIGYGSEGGDNTWNLRGKLRFDNKSNFRVSLSGDYMKVDQSQLANRVISTTPAVFAGTYNCAIEGIVVGDCGGGPPSFAYLGGIGGLTSIFDNPTVFGVNVDADPNNDRLPYDNRFVTSDIDTSYANGNNYSKLTSYGGSGTVEFDLSDTVMLKSITAYRELHWNVGMDIDGSPLNFLHTSFTMNQYQFSQELQLNGSALDKKLNYVLGAYFFKEAGDLHDYVTFAEGLLQVDGPNDLSTKNYAFFGQIDYRPTEQFGITIGGRYTKEDKEFEGFQGDANGLTYKILNQVGVPECASINPISDACRIAAGFPNPGEPLRYYIAGRQKKAFSNFSPKIGVQYHPVDDVMLYASWSKGYKTGGWTTRLSNPLPTAPDFDEEKATTWEVGIKSTLLDRRLQINAAAFTTEYKGIQLNFQQGVSPTIQNAGDARIKGFEVEVVAAPVDGFLINASVGYTDAYYTSVLAGAQVAPNPFQAGVIPGGDLPKTPKWKFNISPRYEVGLGGDSRLVVLADYTHSSALWNDTERAYLLQRAPTDIVNGSITYKSGGSWDVTVGATNLTDERYLVTGQAQIAGGQFYGTYSRPREWYARLGVEF; from the coding sequence ATGAAGTTTGCTTCGGTTTCCGTAGCAGCGTTGGCAGCAGCCATCGCGATGCCGGCACATGCACAGGATCAGGCCGAGAGCGAGCCTGGCGGCGGGATCGCGCAGATCGTCGTTACTGCACAAAAGCGTGCGGAAAATGTCCAGGACGTTCCCATCGCGATTTCGGCGTTCAGTGCGGATGCGCTTCAGGAGCGCGCGGTCAGCAGCGTCGCATCTCTGTCTAACATCTCACCCAACGTGACGCTTGACGCGGGCACACCGTTCTCTGGATCGAGCGCGGTACTTTCCGCCTACATTCGCGGTATCGGTGCCAACGATTTTGCGTTCAATATCGACCCCGGCGTGGGCGTCTATCTTGATGGCGTTTATCTTGCCCGTTCAGTTGGCGCGAATCAGGACCTGCCAGACGTCGAGCGCATCGAAGTGCTCAAGGGACCGCAGGGCACGCTGTTCGGGCGCAATACCATCGGTGGTGCGATCTCTATCGTGACGCACGATCCGGGCGATGAATTCCGCTTCAAGGGCGATGTCACAACCGGGCGCTTCGGCCTGCTGCAAACGCGTGGAACGGTTGACCTGCCGCTGTCCGAAAGCCTTGCGGCTTCGGTGAGCTTTGCCACCAAGAACCGCGATGGCTACGTCAAGCGCATTCCGTTTCCAGGGGCATCGAACTTCGATTCCACACCCGTCACGAATTACAAGGCCGCAGGTTACGGCAACATCGGATACGGCAGTGAAGGCGGCGACAATACCTGGAACCTGCGTGGCAAGCTGCGTTTCGACAACAAGTCGAATTTCCGGGTCTCGCTTTCGGGCGATTACATGAAGGTGGATCAGTCCCAGCTTGCCAACCGCGTGATAAGCACAACCCCTGCCGTTTTTGCCGGGACGTATAACTGCGCAATCGAGGGCATTGTCGTTGGCGATTGCGGCGGCGGCCCGCCTTCATTTGCCTATCTTGGCGGGATCGGCGGCCTTACCTCGATCTTCGACAACCCGACCGTGTTCGGCGTGAACGTGGACGCCGATCCGAACAACGACCGCCTGCCTTACGACAACCGCTTCGTCACCAGCGACATCGACACCAGCTACGCCAATGGCAACAACTATTCGAAGCTGACGTCATACGGTGGTTCGGGCACGGTCGAGTTCGATCTTTCCGACACCGTGATGCTGAAGTCGATCACGGCCTACCGCGAATTGCACTGGAATGTGGGGATGGACATTGACGGTTCGCCGCTCAACTTCCTGCACACCAGCTTCACGATGAACCAGTATCAATTCAGCCAGGAACTGCAACTCAACGGCTCGGCGCTGGACAAGAAGCTGAACTATGTGCTGGGCGCATACTTCTTCAAGGAAGCGGGAGATCTGCACGACTATGTGACTTTCGCCGAAGGTCTGCTTCAGGTCGATGGGCCGAACGACCTGTCCACCAAGAACTACGCGTTCTTCGGTCAGATCGATTATCGGCCAACCGAGCAGTTCGGCATTACGATCGGCGGCCGATATACCAAGGAAGACAAGGAATTTGAAGGCTTCCAGGGCGATGCCAACGGTCTGACCTACAAGATTCTGAATCAGGTAGGTGTTCCTGAATGCGCTTCGATCAACCCGATCTCCGACGCCTGCCGCATTGCTGCGGGGTTCCCCAATCCGGGTGAGCCGCTGCGCTACTACATTGCGGGCAGGCAGAAAAAGGCGTTCAGCAATTTTTCGCCCAAGATCGGCGTACAGTATCATCCGGTTGACGACGTGATGCTCTACGCCAGCTGGTCGAAGGGGTACAAGACCGGCGGCTGGACCACGCGCCTTTCCAATCCGCTGCCCACAGCCCCGGATTTTGACGAGGAAAAGGCAACGACCTGGGAGGTGGGCATCAAGTCGACGCTGCTCGATCGTCGCCTGCAGATCAATGCGGCAGCGTTCACGACCGAATACAAGGGTATCCAGCTGAACTTCCAGCAGGGCGTATCCCCCACCATCCAGAACGCAGGCGACGCGCGGATCAAGGGCTTCGAAGTCGAGGTGGTTGCAGCGCCAGTCGATGGGTTCCTGATCAACGCTTCGGTCGGATACACAGACGCCTATTACACCTCGGTCCTGGCAGGCGCGCAGGTTGCGCCCAATCCGTTCCAGGCAGGCGTGATCCCCGGTGGCGATCTGCCCAAGACGCCCAAATGGAAATTCAACATCAGCCCGCGTTATGAAGTGGGTCTTGGTGGTGACTCCAGGCTGGTCGTACTGGCGGACTACACGCACAGTTCGGCGCTTTGGAACGATACGGAGCGGGCCTATCTCCTGCAGCGTGCACCGACCGACATTGTCAATGGCAGCATAACCTACAAGTCGGGCGGAAGCTGGGACGTGACAGTGGGCGCGACCAACCTCACCGACGAGCGGTATCTGGTGACCGGGCAGGCGCAGATCGCCGGTGGCCAGTTCTACGGCACGTACAGCCGCCCGCGCGAATGGTACGCGCGTCTTGGCGTCGAGTTCTAA
- a CDS encoding helix-turn-helix domain-containing protein, protein MSALLKFHTRDVAPADRARYWNEIADRVFTGTFINVPGEDFAGRMLTWRVGDLDMIRTDSTRSAVGRTPVVQDAERLILHLQCRGTSSHGQRNAECALEPGDFVLATPHVPYSIQLTRHEMLVVEFPRAPLAERFPGVDDALLQRMCGATPGGRVFHDFLLSLWQQGERSAEDPEWETGVNAVFYDLVALAMRGAQRPMADIGEAALRKRVLTMVMANLEDPMLRTASIADGCSISVRTVQNVFAAMGTTPTAYIVDQRLRRAADRLVARPDASITEIAFDLGFNDSAYFTRCFRHHFGVAPRDWRLGK, encoded by the coding sequence ATGAGTGCGCTTCTCAAATTCCACACAAGGGACGTGGCCCCGGCAGACCGGGCACGATACTGGAACGAGATAGCCGACCGGGTCTTTACCGGCACTTTCATAAACGTGCCGGGTGAGGATTTTGCCGGGCGGATGCTGACATGGCGGGTTGGCGATCTTGACATGATCCGAACCGATTCAACGCGTTCAGCAGTGGGGCGAACGCCGGTGGTGCAGGATGCCGAGCGGCTGATCCTGCATCTGCAATGCCGGGGCACCAGCAGCCATGGTCAACGCAATGCGGAATGCGCGCTGGAACCAGGCGATTTCGTTCTGGCCACACCGCACGTGCCCTATTCGATCCAGTTGACCAGACACGAAATGCTGGTCGTGGAGTTTCCGCGCGCACCGCTGGCGGAAAGGTTTCCCGGCGTGGACGATGCCTTGCTGCAACGGATGTGCGGCGCAACACCGGGCGGTCGGGTGTTCCACGACTTTCTGCTTTCACTGTGGCAACAAGGAGAGCGATCCGCCGAAGATCCCGAATGGGAAACCGGCGTGAATGCGGTGTTTTATGATCTTGTCGCACTGGCCATGCGCGGAGCGCAGCGCCCGATGGCCGACATTGGTGAAGCAGCATTGCGCAAGCGCGTTCTGACAATGGTCATGGCCAATCTGGAAGACCCGATGCTGCGCACGGCATCGATTGCGGACGGGTGCAGCATTTCGGTACGGACGGTGCAGAACGTGTTCGCAGCGATGGGAACGACGCCGACCGCCTATATCGTCGATCAGCGACTCCGCCGGGCGGCGGACCGGCTGGTGGCGCGGCCCGATGCCAGCATCACCGAGATCGCATTCGATCTGGGTTTCAATGACAGCGCCTACTTCACACGGTGTTTCCGTCATCATTTTGGCGTTGCACCCCGCGACTGGCGTCTGGGCAAATAG
- a CDS encoding MFS transporter has translation MLASANNHAGEARGRGYQIWVTALLSLNFGILFFDRNALNFLMPFVQPDLQLSNTQVGMFSSALSLTWALSGLAVGRISDKLGSRKPVIVIATVAFCLCSFISGAASSFLMLLGARLLMGAAEGGVMPVSHSMIVAEVAPERRSMAMGVAQNLGSNLLGSGLAPVLLVPVAVAVGWQTGFYLAALPGLVTAALIWFTLREPPIEALDHDNPKVTLRDAFAHRNVILCALISILLVSYLVVCWAFMPLFLTRERGFAPETMGWLMATLGISAGLGSFVVPAISDAIGRRPVMIFFSFLGVILPLSTIYYQGPTAVLAAIFFFGGGLMACSRCSWRRSLRSQSIRA, from the coding sequence ATGCTGGCCAGTGCGAACAATCATGCCGGAGAGGCGCGCGGCAGGGGTTACCAGATATGGGTGACCGCGCTGCTGAGCCTCAATTTCGGCATCCTGTTCTTTGATCGCAATGCGCTCAATTTCCTGATGCCGTTCGTGCAACCGGACCTTCAATTGAGCAACACCCAGGTCGGCATGTTCAGCTCCGCGCTGTCTTTAACGTGGGCGCTTTCAGGATTGGCGGTCGGACGGATTTCGGACAAGCTGGGATCGCGCAAGCCGGTGATCGTCATTGCAACAGTGGCGTTCTGCCTGTGCTCGTTCATTTCCGGCGCAGCATCGTCATTCCTGATGCTGCTGGGTGCACGGCTGCTGATGGGCGCGGCCGAAGGCGGTGTGATGCCGGTAAGCCATTCGATGATCGTGGCTGAGGTCGCGCCGGAGCGACGCAGCATGGCGATGGGCGTGGCGCAGAACCTGGGATCGAACCTGCTGGGGTCCGGCCTTGCGCCCGTCCTGCTGGTGCCGGTAGCCGTTGCGGTCGGCTGGCAGACCGGGTTCTATCTTGCCGCGTTGCCGGGCCTGGTGACCGCAGCATTGATCTGGTTCACGCTGCGCGAACCGCCGATCGAAGCGCTCGACCATGACAATCCCAAGGTCACGCTGCGCGACGCTTTTGCCCATCGCAATGTGATCCTGTGCGCGCTGATATCGATCCTGCTGGTGTCCTATCTTGTCGTGTGCTGGGCGTTCATGCCGCTGTTCCTGACCAGGGAGCGCGGTTTCGCGCCGGAAACCATGGGCTGGCTCATGGCAACGCTGGGCATTTCGGCAGGGCTGGGCAGCTTCGTGGTGCCGGCAATCTCGGATGCGATCGGACGGCGCCCGGTGATGATCTTCTTTTCGTTCCTTGGTGTGATCCTGCCGCTGAGCACGATCTACTATCAGGGACCGACCGCGGTGCTGGCGGCAATCTTCTTCTTTGGAGGGGGTTTAATGGCCTGTTCCCGATGTTCATGGCGACGATCCCTGCGGAGTCAGTCGATCCGCGCCTGA
- a CDS encoding VOC family protein, whose protein sequence is MASLLGFGQPFGGVMQTAFVVQDIRASITHFQRDCGAGPFFLLDHFLGPDQLYRGAPSTADVTIAMGFAGHMQIELIQPLDDHPSVYRETVKQRGYGFHHFGIACADVDADLPGYVARGYELAFRAAVPTGGSVAYLERGDAAAPGFLELIPATPGMDSHFTVMWRASLDWDGTDPVRPFI, encoded by the coding sequence ATGGCGAGCTTGCTCGGATTTGGCCAGCCTTTTGGCGGCGTGATGCAAACCGCATTTGTGGTGCAGGACATCCGCGCCTCCATCACCCACTTCCAGCGCGATTGCGGTGCCGGGCCGTTCTTTCTGCTCGATCACTTTCTGGGGCCGGACCAGCTCTATCGCGGTGCACCTTCCACGGCGGATGTGACCATCGCGATGGGCTTTGCCGGACACATGCAGATCGAACTGATCCAGCCTTTGGATGACCATCCATCGGTCTATCGCGAAACGGTGAAACAGCGCGGATATGGCTTCCACCACTTTGGCATTGCGTGTGCCGACGTGGACGCCGACCTGCCCGGTTATGTGGCGCGGGGGTATGAACTGGCCTTTCGTGCAGCAGTGCCGACCGGGGGCAGCGTCGCCTATCTTGAGCGCGGCGATGCAGCCGCGCCGGGATTTCTTGAGCTGATCCCTGCCACGCCGGGCATGGATTCACACTTTACCGTGATGTGGCGCGCGTCGCTGGATTGGGATGGGACCGACCCGGTGCGACCATTCATTTGA
- a CDS encoding NAD(P)-dependent alcohol dehydrogenase: MIPCREKETMRQWLVSKGATSLNDLRLVDAEVPQPGPGEVLVRVRACSLNYRDQIIPLGLYMGGVVPHDTVPLSDGAGEIAAVGEAVTTVAVGDRVAGIFFQDWMDGAPNPGMGVALGAPPAPGMLQDYVVLPERGVVRIAQSLGYAQAACLPCAGVTAWNALMEGPRPVKPGASVLVLGTGGVSLLALQIAKAAGARVIATSSSDEKLARVSAMGADHVINYRTTPEWGAEAARLAGGGVDHVIEVGGAGTLAQSIAAVGFAGEIALIGVLTREGNTSPHGLMFKGASIRGIFVGSKGMARRLNDFVDAHGIEPVVDRAFSVEQALDAYAYQSSAALFGKVAITL; the protein is encoded by the coding sequence ATGATCCCATGCAGGGAGAAGGAAACGATGCGGCAATGGCTGGTAAGCAAGGGCGCAACATCGCTGAACGATCTGCGTCTGGTTGATGCCGAAGTGCCGCAGCCGGGACCGGGCGAGGTGCTGGTTCGCGTACGGGCCTGTTCGCTCAACTATCGTGACCAGATCATACCGCTTGGCCTGTATATGGGCGGTGTGGTGCCCCATGACACGGTGCCGCTTTCAGACGGAGCGGGCGAAATTGCTGCGGTGGGTGAAGCGGTGACGACGGTTGCCGTGGGCGACCGCGTGGCCGGGATATTCTTTCAGGACTGGATGGACGGGGCGCCCAATCCCGGCATGGGCGTGGCACTGGGCGCGCCACCTGCGCCGGGGATGCTGCAGGATTATGTCGTGTTGCCCGAACGGGGTGTGGTGCGGATTGCACAGAGCCTTGGGTACGCGCAGGCCGCTTGCCTGCCATGTGCGGGCGTGACCGCCTGGAACGCGCTGATGGAAGGCCCGCGTCCGGTCAAGCCCGGCGCGAGCGTACTTGTGCTGGGCACGGGCGGGGTCTCGCTGCTGGCGTTGCAGATTGCCAAGGCTGCGGGCGCACGGGTTATCGCGACATCGTCGTCGGACGAGAAACTTGCGCGGGTTTCGGCGATGGGCGCGGACCATGTGATCAATTACCGCACCACGCCCGAATGGGGCGCGGAGGCGGCGCGGCTTGCGGGCGGCGGGGTGGATCATGTCATCGAAGTGGGCGGCGCGGGGACGCTGGCGCAGAGTATTGCTGCGGTTGGTTTTGCGGGGGAAATCGCGCTGATCGGTGTGCTGACGCGCGAGGGCAATACATCGCCCCACGGGCTGATGTTCAAGGGCGCTTCGATCCGGGGAATTTTCGTCGGGTCCAAGGGCATGGCACGGCGATTGAACGATTTTGTCGACGCGCACGGGATCGAGCCGGTGGTGGATCGGGCATTTTCGGTCGAACAGGCGCTGGATGCTTACGCTTACCAATCATCGGCGGCACTTTTCGGGAAAGTCGCGATAACGCTTTGA
- a CDS encoding IclR family transcriptional regulator C-terminal domain-containing protein, with amino-acid sequence MLDRKVKTVRALERGLDVLVEVQTRKAASLHELHLATALPKATLLRMLVTLGQKGLVWQRLADGAYLPHVDSIERAPVTSSAHIAEVASPHMKALSTRVAWPSVLAAPRLDHMEILETNSPLFRLDSAILGPVGIKLSYIHTATGRAYLAACGDAERDSIIDRLRPRNAPEGSEADLRRMLEQVRQRGYATRDPTLPWPDRSKQLVLRDGRRSMAVPITVAGAPIATINVTWPGRRGADEQVVQRHLDALKATAQSIGRALEINPN; translated from the coding sequence ATGCTGGACCGCAAGGTCAAGACCGTGCGCGCGCTGGAGCGCGGGCTGGATGTGCTGGTGGAGGTGCAGACCCGCAAGGCGGCAAGCCTGCACGAACTGCATCTGGCGACCGCGCTACCCAAGGCGACGCTGCTGCGCATGCTGGTGACGCTGGGACAAAAAGGGCTGGTCTGGCAAAGGCTGGCCGATGGCGCTTATCTGCCACATGTCGATTCGATCGAACGCGCTCCGGTAACGTCGTCCGCGCATATTGCCGAAGTGGCATCCCCGCACATGAAGGCGCTGTCGACGCGGGTGGCATGGCCTTCCGTGCTGGCCGCACCGCGGCTGGATCACATGGAGATCCTTGAGACCAACAGTCCGCTGTTCCGGCTGGATTCGGCAATCCTTGGCCCGGTGGGGATCAAGCTTTCGTACATCCATACCGCAACCGGCCGCGCCTACCTTGCGGCGTGCGGCGATGCAGAGCGCGATTCGATCATTGATCGCCTGCGCCCGCGCAACGCGCCCGAAGGGAGCGAGGCGGATTTGCGGCGCATGCTGGAGCAGGTCCGTCAGCGCGGCTATGCCACGCGCGATCCGACGCTGCCCTGGCCGGACAGGTCGAAGCAACTGGTGCTGCGCGACGGACGCCGCTCCATGGCGGTGCCGATCACGGTGGCCGGCGCGCCGATCGCGACGATCAATGTGACCTGGCCCGGACGCCGGGGTGCTGACGAACAAGTGGTGCAGCGGCATCTCGATGCGTTGAAGGCGACGGCGCAGTCGATCGGACGGGCGCTTGAGATCAATCCGAACTAA
- a CDS encoding biotin/lipoyl-containing protein — MSDELPLTHEDVAEIAAILEKSGYREIDLATRRFRLRVARDDSAEGGLTQEWQWAGAAVEATTAAVTTESHSDAICSPLPGTFYHAPQPGAPAFIQPGDEVGPETVIGIVETMKLMNPVHAGRSGTVVEMIVPDGTLVAKGQALVRLA; from the coding sequence ATGTCCGACGAACTCCCCCTGACTCATGAAGACGTGGCCGAAATTGCGGCCATCCTCGAAAAATCGGGATACCGCGAAATCGATCTGGCAACCCGCCGCTTCCGTTTGCGCGTGGCCAGAGACGACAGTGCGGAAGGCGGCCTGACACAGGAATGGCAGTGGGCAGGCGCAGCGGTCGAAGCCACGACCGCCGCCGTCACGACGGAAAGCCATTCCGATGCCATCTGCTCGCCCCTGCCCGGCACGTTCTATCACGCCCCCCAGCCCGGCGCTCCGGCCTTCATCCAGCCCGGCGACGAAGTCGGCCCGGAAACCGTCATCGGCATCGTCGAAACGATGAAGCTGATGAACCCTGTCCACGCCGGACGCAGCGGTACGGTTGTGGAAATGATCGTTCCCGATGGTACGCTTGTCGCCAAGGGGCAGGCTCTGGTGCGTCTCGCATGA
- a CDS encoding acetyl/propionyl/methylcrotonyl-CoA carboxylase subunit alpha, whose product MIRRLFIANRGEIALRIIRTARRMGIETVLGASEADAASLPAQQADHVAIVGPAPSSQSYLAFDRVVAAAMAAGCDAIHPGYGFLSENAAFARAVLTAGMRFVGPEIATLEGMGDKLAARALAVEAGLPVLPGGEAATRADVHTRAAQTGYPLLLKAVAGGGGKGMRRVDRAEDLDSALDMAQAEAQAAFGNAAVYVERFVARGRHVEVQLLGDGASAIHLGTRDCSIQRRFQKLVEEAPAPAMPETARAAIEDAAVRLARHLRYRGAGTAEFLVDADDFSFFFLELNARIQVEHPVTEAITGVDLVEQQLLVAAGRPLALTQAMIRPVGHAIEVRINAEDPEADFRPSPGRATRAAWPAGEGVRVDTHIANGGEVPPFYDSLMGKLIVHGATRTEAVDRLTRALGNLHIEGLPTTASLHRRIAIDPRFIAGGVNTGFLAGLAQ is encoded by the coding sequence ATGATCCGCCGTCTGTTTATCGCCAATCGCGGCGAAATCGCGTTGCGCATCATCCGCACCGCCCGCCGCATGGGGATTGAAACCGTGCTCGGCGCGTCGGAAGCAGACGCGGCCTCGTTGCCCGCGCAGCAGGCCGATCATGTCGCCATCGTCGGTCCGGCCCCATCGTCGCAAAGCTATCTTGCCTTCGATCGCGTTGTCGCGGCAGCGATGGCCGCAGGATGCGATGCCATCCACCCCGGCTACGGCTTCCTGTCGGAAAACGCCGCGTTCGCCCGCGCCGTCCTGACCGCGGGAATGCGATTTGTCGGGCCTGAAATCGCCACGCTTGAAGGCATGGGCGACAAGCTCGCCGCCCGCGCGCTCGCCGTTGAAGCGGGACTGCCGGTTCTCCCCGGTGGCGAAGCCGCCACCCGCGCCGATGTCCATACCCGCGCTGCGCAAACCGGCTATCCCCTGTTGCTCAAGGCCGTGGCGGGGGGCGGCGGCAAGGGCATGCGCCGGGTTGATCGCGCAGAAGATCTCGATTCCGCGCTGGATATGGCGCAAGCCGAAGCACAGGCCGCATTCGGCAATGCAGCGGTCTATGTCGAACGGTTCGTCGCGCGCGGCCGCCATGTCGAAGTGCAATTGCTTGGTGACGGCGCCAGCGCCATTCATCTCGGCACACGCGATTGCTCGATCCAGCGCCGCTTTCAGAAGCTGGTCGAAGAAGCGCCCGCCCCCGCCATGCCCGAAACCGCACGTGCCGCCATCGAAGACGCAGCGGTGCGCCTCGCGCGCCACTTGCGCTATCGCGGCGCAGGCACGGCTGAATTCCTTGTCGATGCCGATGATTTCTCGTTCTTCTTCCTCGAGCTCAACGCTCGCATCCAGGTGGAGCACCCGGTGACAGAAGCAATCACCGGCGTCGATCTGGTGGAACAGCAACTGCTGGTCGCCGCTGGCAGGCCGCTCGCCCTTACCCAGGCCATGATCCGTCCGGTCGGCCACGCCATCGAAGTGCGCATCAACGCCGAAGACCCTGAAGCGGATTTCCGGCCCTCACCCGGTCGCGCAACCCGCGCAGCATGGCCTGCGGGCGAAGGTGTGCGCGTCGATACCCATATCGCGAACGGCGGCGAAGTCCCGCCATTCTACGATTCACTGATGGGCAAGCTGATCGTCCACGGCGCAACCCGCACCGAAGCGGTCGATCGCCTCACCCGCGCACTTGGTAACCTTCACATCGAAGGCCTGCCCACCACGGCATCGCTCCATCGCCGCATTGCCATCGACCCCCGCTTCATCGCGGGCGGTGTCAATACCGGCTTCCTCGCAGGGCTTGCCCAATGA
- a CDS encoding biotin carboxyl carrier protein has product MTEIRLVDVTMRDGNQSLWGATGLNTAHMLQAAALTEACGFRAIDFSSSSHMAVAVRYFRNNPWERMRRMHAAMPSTPLQFITTGLRFIAWQQADPEFMRLVYRALQANGIGRFVLLDPMHEVPAVIEAARLVKQEGNAEVMCALTFTLSEIHTDQFYADFARAVSQSGNIDLYYIKDPAGLLSVDRVRTLVPAIKAVIGNKALEIHAHTTVGQGMLSSLEAAELGISAIHVGIGPGGDGSSLPEANRMVANLEEAGFAVGIDKAALARLTAYWNKVAAAEGLPPGRPQNFDASFLRHQIAGGVMTTIARQLEELGLSDRMSAVIAETGQVRADLGFPIMVTPFPQMVMTQALFNVIGDQRYAQVSDQVIRYCMGKFGKPTSPVDPSVLATIMDRPRSRELESEPMFPALSDLRRQFGTHLPDEEFLLRAVMPGDQVDAMLGAGRSRATYTPEAAPIISLLRQLAARPQARDIVVERGAFRMALHAGASL; this is encoded by the coding sequence ATGACCGAAATCAGACTTGTCGATGTCACCATGCGCGATGGCAACCAGAGCCTGTGGGGTGCAACCGGCCTGAATACCGCGCACATGCTTCAGGCCGCCGCATTGACCGAGGCCTGCGGTTTCCGCGCGATAGATTTCAGTTCTTCCAGCCATATGGCCGTGGCCGTGCGCTATTTCCGAAACAATCCTTGGGAACGCATGCGGCGGATGCACGCCGCCATGCCCTCAACACCGCTGCAATTCATCACCACCGGCCTGCGTTTCATTGCATGGCAGCAGGCCGATCCCGAATTCATGCGGCTCGTCTATCGCGCGCTGCAGGCCAATGGCATCGGCCGCTTCGTCCTGCTCGATCCGATGCATGAAGTGCCGGCCGTGATCGAAGCCGCCAGGCTGGTGAAGCAGGAAGGCAACGCGGAAGTCATGTGTGCGCTAACCTTCACCCTGTCCGAAATACATACCGATCAATTCTACGCCGATTTCGCCCGCGCCGTCAGCCAAAGCGGCAATATCGACCTCTACTACATCAAGGATCCGGCAGGCCTGCTCAGTGTCGATCGCGTCCGCACGCTGGTCCCGGCGATCAAGGCGGTGATCGGCAACAAGGCCTTGGAGATCCACGCGCATACAACCGTCGGTCAGGGCATGCTCTCCAGCCTCGAAGCGGCAGAACTCGGCATCTCTGCCATTCACGTCGGCATCGGTCCGGGAGGTGACGGATCGTCACTTCCCGAAGCCAACCGCATGGTCGCCAATCTTGAAGAGGCAGGATTTGCCGTCGGGATAGACAAGGCGGCGCTCGCCCGTCTCACCGCCTACTGGAACAAGGTTGCTGCCGCCGAAGGCCTGCCCCCCGGCCGACCGCAGAATTTCGACGCCAGCTTCCTGCGCCACCAGATCGCCGGTGGCGTCATGACGACCATCGCGCGCCAGCTGGAAGAACTGGGCCTGTCTGACCGGATGAGCGCGGTGATCGCGGAAACCGGCCAGGTCCGCGCCGATCTTGGCTTCCCGATCATGGTCACGCCATTCCCGCAGATGGTCATGACCCAAGCGCTGTTCAACGTGATCGGGGATCAGCGTTACGCCCAGGTTTCCGATCAGGTGATCCGCTATTGCATGGGCAAATTCGGCAAGCCGACTTCGCCGGTCGATCCTTCTGTGCTCGCCACGATCATGGACCGTCCCCGTTCGCGCGAGCTGGAAAGCGAACCGATGTTTCCCGCCCTTTCAGATTTGCGCCGCCAGTTCGGCACCCATTTGCCGGACGAGGAATTTCTGCTGCGGGCCGTCATGCCGGGCGATCAGGTCGATGCCATGCTCGGTGCAGGCCGGTCACGCGCGACTTACACGCCGGAGGCCGCGCCGATCATTTCGTTGCTGCGCCAGCTCGCCGCCCGGCCGCAAGCGCGTGACATCGTGGTGGAGCGCGGCGCTTTCCGCATGGCCCTTCACGCCGGAGCTTCGCTTTGA